One genomic window of Elaeis guineensis isolate ETL-2024a chromosome 2, EG11, whole genome shotgun sequence includes the following:
- the LOC105034311 gene encoding dnaJ protein homolog, translating into MFGRAPKKSDNTRYYEILGVSKNASQEDLKKAYRKAAIKNHPDKGGDPEKFKELAQAYEVLSDPEKREIYDQYGEDALKEGMGGGGGHDPFDIFQSFFGGNPFGGGSSRGRRQRRGEDVIHPLKVSLEDLYNGTSKKLSLSRNVICQKCKGKGSKSGASMTCPGCQGSGMKVSIRQLGPSMIQQMQHPCNECKGTGETINEKDRCPQCKGEKVVQEKKVLEVVVEKGMQNGQKITFPGEADEAPDTVTGDIVFVLQQKDHPKFKRKGDDLFFEHTLSLTEALCGFQFVLTHLDNRQLLIKSNPGEVVKPDQFKAINDEGMPMYQRPFMRGKLYIHFTVDFPDSLTLEQCKALEAVLPPKPVSQLTDMELDECEETTLHDVNIEEEMRRKQAQAQEAYEEDEDVHGGAQRVQCAQQ; encoded by the exons ATGTTCGGAAGGGCGCCGAAGAAAAGCGACAACACGAGGTACTATGAGATCCTCGGGGTGTCGAAGAACGCGTCGCAGGAGGACCTGAAGAAAGCCTACCGGAAAGCCGCGATCAAGAACCATCCCGACAAGGGAGGCGACCCCGAGAAG TTCAAGGAGTTGGCCCAGGCTTATGAGGTTCTGAGTGATCCTGAGAAGCGTGAGATCTATGATCAATATGGTGAGGATGCCCTCAAGGAAGGAATGGGTGGTGGCGGCGGCCACGACCCATTtgatatcttccaatctttcttTGGTGGAAACCCCTTTGGAG GTGGAAGCAGCCGGGGCCGAAGACAGAGGAGGGGAGAAGATGTGATCCATCCTCTCAAGGTTTCCTTGGAAGACCTGTACAATGGCACATCAAAGAAGCTTTCTCTTTCCCGAAATGTCATCTGCCAGAAGTGCAAAGG TAAGGGCTCAAAATCTGGTGCTTCGATGACATGCCCTGGCTGTCAGGGTTCAGGTATGAAGGTCTCAATTCGTCAGCTGGGACCTTCCATGATTCAACAAATGCAGCATCCATGCAATGAGTGCAAGGGAACTGGAGAGACCATCAATGAGAAGGATAGGTGCCCACAGTGCAAAGGTGAGAAGGTTGTGCAGGAGAAAAAAGTCCTGGAGGTTGTGGTCGAGAAGGGTATGCAGAATGGCCAGAAGATAACTTTCCCTGGAGAGGCGGATGAAGCG CCTGATACAGTTACAGGAGACATTGTGTTTGTGCTCCAACAGAAGGATCATCCCAAGTTCAAAAGAAAGGGTGATGATCTCTTTTTCGAGCACACGCTGTCTCTCACTGAGGCCCTATGTGGCTTCCAATTTGTCTTGACTCATTTGGATAACAGGCAGTTGCTTATCAAGTCGAACCCTGGTGAAGTTGTTAAGCCTG ATCAATTCAAGGCCATAAATGATGAAGGCATGCCGATGTATCAGAGGCCGTTCATGAGGGGAAAACTCTACATCCATTTTACAGTTGATTTCCCAGATTCACTGACGCTTGAGCAGTGCAAAGCTCTTGAAGCTGTGCTTCCTCCAAAGCCTGTTTCTCAGCTGACGGACATGGAGCTGGATGAGTGTGAGGAGACTACTCTTCATGATGTTAACATTGAAGAGGAGATGAGGAGGAAGCAGGCCCAGGCTCAGGAGGCATACGAGGAGGATGAGGATGTTCATGGTGGTGCCCAGAGGGTGCAGTGCGCTCAACAATGA